The following coding sequences are from one Macaca mulatta isolate MMU2019108-1 chromosome 7, T2T-MMU8v2.0, whole genome shotgun sequence window:
- the LOC144330326 gene encoding uncharacterized protein LOC144330326 yields MLPPRPVLLFMLEPPPPPLAPPPLPRPHARPPLPPPGPPPALRSGWFFNQPWQAERGVQTLGGVRGFLTVPSLSFPPRLLPLLLRLLQQLIFSCCRASAMRGPSAGRGAPRTRRRRPSPLRGAGRKNAGCRPGDHGPLLLSPLSRFPRGDPGGAGQRYRCTPAPRTPRS; encoded by the coding sequence ATGCTGCCCCCCAGGCCAGTTCTCCTCTTCATGCTGgaaccgccgccgccgccgctcgcGCCGCCGCCCCTCCCTCGGCCTCACGCGCGGCCGCCGCTCCCCCCACCCGGCCCTCCCCCCGCGCTGCGATCCGGATGGTTCTTTAACCAGCCATGGCAGGCAGAGCGAGGTGTGCAGACACTCGGCGGCGTTCGCGGCTTCCTGACggtcccctccctctccttccccccgaggctcctccctctgcttctccGCCTCCTCCAGCAGCTGATCTTCAGCTGCTGCCGCGCTTCCGCGATGCGCGGCCCTTCCGCCGGCCGCGGGGCCCCGAGAACGCGGCGTCGGCGCCCCTCCCCCTTGCGGGGGGCTGGCCGGAAGAACGCGGGCTGCCGGCCGGGAGACCACGGGCCCCTGCTGCTTTCGCCGTTGAGCCGCTTCCCACGCGGGGATCCGGGTGGCGCCGGGCAGAGATACCGCTGCACCCCAGCGCCTCGCACTCCGCGGAGTTGA